A part of Biomphalaria glabrata chromosome 3, xgBioGlab47.1, whole genome shotgun sequence genomic DNA contains:
- the LOC106056838 gene encoding uncharacterized protein LOC106056838, with protein sequence MAIEKVRGGGELFKYPWTIYSKIQQFPFKFYWEHGRAVRYFVYSVLLLTPVYYKLTQFSYAPANVKKWEEIRAKRHHTFFDLPHDEH encoded by the exons ATGGCAATCGAAAAG GTTCGTGGTGGAGGTGAACTTTTCAAATACCCATGGACTATTTATTCCAAAATCCAGCAGTTTCCCTTTAAATTTTATTGGGAACATGGTCGAGCTGTCAGATACTTTGTCTACTCAGTACTTCTTTTGACCCCAGTTTATTATAAATTGACGCAGTTCA GCTATGCACCTGCCAATGTCAAGAAATGGGAAGAGATTAGAGCTAAAAGGCACC ACACCTTCTTTGATTTACCCCATGATGAACACTAG
- the LOC106056837 gene encoding CDAN1-interacting nuclease 1-like isoform X1, protein MAMKQKMYDAILEILSREPSFFEARRQLQLKCPEILKSVNEKTLKSMQAQYYVRRMRRNHHHHYSRDTREKYYKLYKKAKLKNEKHVIVRLAYKNDISPCLLARIILEEYYWNDVAHDRERGEGRGTLPAGFMTDCIRDIAKLPNPDLAEEIYETIVLDNFYGPAIDSIKKTCGVEYELFLKAYCKRENMCFIDEDQMREEGYDKTPDIRLKIPVLIKNRVVNWIESKASFGDPINHQQYMTDQFLPYKNRFGPGAVIYWFGYVEELGDNEETDILLLHTFPTSSEIVHLRDVYKKEEESIEKLKLEVLEHNSNDNNSELFEKKQDKLLTYVDLFFDSDDEIGAKKLENINLDCT, encoded by the exons ATGGCAATGAAACAGAAAATGTATGACGCTATACTTGAAATTCTCAGCAGAGAGCCTTCTTTTTTTGAAGCTCGTCGACAATTACAACTTAAATGCCCAGAAATATT AAAATCTGTCAATGAAAAAACTTTGAAGAGTATGCAGGCTCAGTATTATGTG AGACGAATGCGTagaaatcatcatcatcattatagCAGAGACACTAGAGAGAAATACTATAAGCT atataaaaaagcaaagttGAAAAATGAAAAGCATGTCATAGTACGACTAGCATACAAG AATGATATATCCCCCTGCCTATTGGCCAGAATTATTCTGGAAGAGTATTACTGGAATGATGTAGCGCATGACAGAGAAAGGGGTGAAGGACGAGGAACAT TGCCAGCAGGTTTTATGACTGACTGTATTCGAGACATTGCTAAACTTCCCAATCCAGATTTAGCAGAAGAAATATATGAG ACCATTGTCTTGGATAACTTTTATGGACCAGCAATTGACAgcattaaaaa AACTTGTGGAGTTGAATATGAATTATTTCTTAAAGCCTACTGTAAAAGAGAAAACATGTGTTTTATAG atGAAGACCAAATGCGTGAAGAGGGCTATGATAAAACACCAGATATTAGGCTAAAGATTCCAGtgt tgATAAAAAATAGAGTGGTCAACTGGATTGAGAGTAAAGCTTCTTTTGGAGACCCCATCAATCATCAGCAGTATATGACTGATCAGTTTTTACCTTACAAAAACAG gTTTGGCCCAGGGGCTGTTATTTATTGGTTTGGCTATGTTGAAGAATTGGGAGACAATGAAGAAACTGACATTCTACTGCTTCATACATTCCCTACTTCCAGTGAAATTGTTCATTTGAGGGATGTTTACAAAAAAGAGGAGGAATCAATAGAAAAGTTAAAGCTTGAAGTATTAGAACATAATTCAAATGACAATAACTCTGAACTATTTGAAAAGAAACAGGACAAATTGCTTACTTATGTTGACTTATTCTTTGATTCTGATGATGAAATAGGAGCCAAGAAGTTAGAGAATATTAATTTAGATTGTActtga
- the LOC106056837 gene encoding CDAN1-interacting nuclease 1-like isoform X2: protein MRRNHHHHYSRDTREKYYKLYKKAKLKNEKHVIVRLAYKNDISPCLLARIILEEYYWNDVAHDRERGEGRGTLPAGFMTDCIRDIAKLPNPDLAEEIYETIVLDNFYGPAIDSIKKTCGVEYELFLKAYCKRENMCFIDEDQMREEGYDKTPDIRLKIPVLIKNRVVNWIESKASFGDPINHQQYMTDQFLPYKNRFGPGAVIYWFGYVEELGDNEETDILLLHTFPTSSEIVHLRDVYKKEEESIEKLKLEVLEHNSNDNNSELFEKKQDKLLTYVDLFFDSDDEIGAKKLENINLDCT from the exons ATGCGTagaaatcatcatcatcattatagCAGAGACACTAGAGAGAAATACTATAAGCT atataaaaaagcaaagttGAAAAATGAAAAGCATGTCATAGTACGACTAGCATACAAG AATGATATATCCCCCTGCCTATTGGCCAGAATTATTCTGGAAGAGTATTACTGGAATGATGTAGCGCATGACAGAGAAAGGGGTGAAGGACGAGGAACAT TGCCAGCAGGTTTTATGACTGACTGTATTCGAGACATTGCTAAACTTCCCAATCCAGATTTAGCAGAAGAAATATATGAG ACCATTGTCTTGGATAACTTTTATGGACCAGCAATTGACAgcattaaaaa AACTTGTGGAGTTGAATATGAATTATTTCTTAAAGCCTACTGTAAAAGAGAAAACATGTGTTTTATAG atGAAGACCAAATGCGTGAAGAGGGCTATGATAAAACACCAGATATTAGGCTAAAGATTCCAGtgt tgATAAAAAATAGAGTGGTCAACTGGATTGAGAGTAAAGCTTCTTTTGGAGACCCCATCAATCATCAGCAGTATATGACTGATCAGTTTTTACCTTACAAAAACAG gTTTGGCCCAGGGGCTGTTATTTATTGGTTTGGCTATGTTGAAGAATTGGGAGACAATGAAGAAACTGACATTCTACTGCTTCATACATTCCCTACTTCCAGTGAAATTGTTCATTTGAGGGATGTTTACAAAAAAGAGGAGGAATCAATAGAAAAGTTAAAGCTTGAAGTATTAGAACATAATTCAAATGACAATAACTCTGAACTATTTGAAAAGAAACAGGACAAATTGCTTACTTATGTTGACTTATTCTTTGATTCTGATGATGAAATAGGAGCCAAGAAGTTAGAGAATATTAATTTAGATTGTActtga